One part of the Drosophila teissieri strain GT53w chromosome 3R, Prin_Dtei_1.1, whole genome shotgun sequence genome encodes these proteins:
- the LOC122619704 gene encoding nuclear pore complex protein Nup133 codes for MERNLQKQLYGISRESSPGARRYSMPAASADSTRKSIFGGSANCAQLPGNLKKTALTNSRLSLSVRSTQSIPGIRSDYNAVESFGCPLPVVVNEALTFAGPGAGTVTAKVTQNGWAWVVQGRRLLIWQYKDTAKSGSPPRVGKLARRGGGLAQCRELTLPYSDLGHKSDLISVFQTEGQQMASCIAVSATGEVRYWSSIAHDGNSVDLSILTGQEFVQLLSLPTQQGYLAVTTTCNLVFLRVGLTNGRYTLHHKTIKPATSFLGGFGKKFASILIGMNTGADKDQVLVGMCCESNSERGETIVAVLSDRAIQRWSLSNKGNTENLLYEDAEMVRRIREEFKTKFWNVRLPADNVEIDLHLLDFHLVKNKAYILAGAVNAAHAPQMCYALVTGSAQAESMLLESFTPLKINKFFSAKTEEDCLSVRFVVGSSHIYLYTSKVVYPLHLSNSVPTAELEAEKIEFHLHDDRILSAAICSQLPLFFSRTHGLVSITPGDFDGTDMMNMSSCNTPDLYAPTSFNASFGAPDQSAVTGSTNNLHLFELDPDEMYNELCDEVGQLKAAFLYHLKRNNSMVKTIVDELLRNVTGADPNGAPMDAYKLDRIVITIAEDLAEDIPISDPRWEEALGDQEMNRHAIGSSRSMQIINQLRDKIIAFQHFITFLHSSGVWEKLNAIPCGSHLLKPTSFILSDISEKIVAAMALRSLQTKLPKLIEEAIEATVALWDEEPHGSLTYQDIFYVKLSKFQNVFEALADIADDRIAAQSQTTVSVAHFINDINSIVLDVLGQVFRHREQHASSFRLSSDKLPSYENLPWTAMAGSAGVRDTLTRLIDISVRYGGHCVSETELKQQLYQQIFELIDLVLDGRRTYLESVRDSEKFNVLQQQFEAQRRELISVLIKDRQYEYAAKLAEKYLDFQSLVLICDETQDKERLDDYTRKYEEYDFSQFAINWHLRQNRHGEVFERFKGNQTALAQFMRDHPSLGWIQLIFNGDFERAAKVLYELAQCETEFVARKKSMLSLAKLAAFAAAESDLTAQVEKINADLTLVEYQSQLGHDVLESFGFDPTEQKVLKAEEIINLNIAEENETATETEFRKALELLSYVEQPYDMRHKIWCAAIKRDNWTDYDPNNAVHYMQKLLFFKIIEISQLMGHESENFLPPMEDFLESVELGALPQQKPFQYLLKLTYEYVADMFKQPDDMEV; via the exons ATGGAGAGAAATCTGCAGAAGCAATTATACGGCATATCGCGCGAATCTTCTCCAGGCGCACGAAGGTACAGCATGCCAGCGGCTTCGGCAGACAGCAcgcgaaaatcaatttttggcggCAGCGCCAATTGCGCCCAGCTGCCGGGGAACCTCAAAAAGACTGCCCTGACCAACAG TCGACTCAGCTTGTCCGTGCGCTCCACTCAGTCCATTCCCGGCATCCGATCCGATTACAATGCGGTCGAGAGCTTCGGTTGCCCACTGCCGGTGGTGGTCAATGAGGCACTAACCTTCGCAGGTCCAGGAGCGGGCACAGTAACAGCCAAAGTGACGCAAAATGGTTGGGCTTGG GTTGTCCAAGGCAGACGCCTCTTGATTTGGCAGTACAAGGACACGGCCAAGTCGGGTTCGCCACCTCGTGTAGGCAAACTGGCAAGACGTGGAGGTGGCCTGGCCCAGTGCCGTGAATTGACTTTGCCTTACAGTGACCTGGGGCACAAGAGTGATCTAATTAGTGTTTTCCAGACGGAGGGTCAGCAAATGGCCTCCTGTATAGCGGTGTCTGCCACGGGAGAAGTTCGGTACTGGTCATCGATTGCACACGATGGAAACTCCGTGGATCTCTCCATCCTAACTGGTCAGGAGTTTGTCCAACTGCTCAGTCTTCCAACGCAGCAGGGATACCTAGCCGTTACAACCACTTGCAATCTGGTGTTCCTGCGGGTGGGACTCACCAATGGGCGTTACACACTGCACCATAAGACTATCAAGCCTGCCACTAGCTTCCTTGGTGgttttggcaaaaagtttgcctCCATTTTGATTGGAATGAACACAGGCGCAGACAAGGATCAG GTTTTGGTCGGCATGTGCTGCGAGAGCAATTCAGAAAGGGGAGAAACTATTGTCGCCGTGCTCTCCGATCGTGCAATCCAGCGCTGGAGTCTGTCCAACAAGGGAAACACCGAAAACCTTCTGTACGAGGATGCAGAGATGGTGCGCAGAATACGCGAAGAgtttaaaacaaagttttggAACGTCCGGCTGCCAGCGGATAATGTGGAGATCGATCTTCATCTGCTGGACTTCCACTTGGTAAAAAACAAAGCCTATATACTGGCTGGAGCTGTGAATGCTGCTCACGCTCCACAAATGTGCTACGCTCTGG TGACTGGCAGTGCTCAGGCAGAAAGTATGCTCCTGGAATCGTTCACGCCGCTCAAGATCAATAAATTCTTTAGTGCCAAGACTGAGGAGGATTGCCTAAGCGTGCGTTTTGTAGTAGGCAGCAGTCACATCTATTTGTATACTTCCAAGGTTGTGTATCCTCTGCACTTGTCCAACTCCGTACCGACAGCAGAGCTAGAGGCGGAAAAAATTGAGTTCCATCTACATGACGATCGCATTTTGAGTGCCGCCATCTGCAGTCAACTGCCCTTGTTCTTTAGCCGCACGCACGGTCTAGTTTCTATTACACCGGGCGATTTTGATGGTACCGATATGATGAACATGAGCTCCTGCAACACGCCGGATTTGTATGCACCCACTTCGTTCAATGCTAGCTTCGGAGCTCCCGACCAGTCTGCTGTGACTGGCAGCACTAACAATCTGCACCTCTTCGAACTGGATCCCGATGAAATGTACAACGAACTTTGCGATGAAGTTGGGCAACTAAAGGCTGCCTTCCTATATCACCTGAAACGCAACAACAGTATGGTTAAGACAATCGTCGATGAGCTGCTTCGCAACGTCACTGGAGCCGATCCAAATGGTGCACCTATGGATGCTTACAAGTTGGATAGAATTGTTATCACCATCGCCGAAGATTTGGCGGAGGATATTCCCATATCTGATCCCCGATGGGAGGAGGCCCTGGGAGATCAGGAAATGAATAGGCATGCCATCGGGAGCTCACGTTCCATGCAGATTATCAATCAACTAAGGGACAAGATCATTGCTTTCCAGCACTTCATAACGTTTCTGCATTCCAGTGGAGTTTGGGAAAAG TTAAACGCAATTCCTTGCGGAAGCCATTTGTTGAAGCCCACTAGTTTTATTCTCTCCGATATCAGCGAGAAGATAGTGGCTGCTATGGCTCTGCGATCCTTGCAAACCAAACTGCCCAAGCTGATTGAAGAGGCTATCGAAGCCACCGTAGCGCTATGGGATGAGGAACCCCATGGCAGCCTAACTTACCAGGATATATTTTACGTAAAGTTGTCAAAATTCCAGAACGTGTTCGAGGCCCTAGCGGATATTGCTGACGATCGTATTGCTGCTCAGAGTCAGACCACAGTATCAGTGGCCCACTTTATCAATGACATAAACTCTATTGTCCTAGACGTTTTGGGACAAGTGTTCAGGCATCGCGAGCAGCATGCAAGTAGCTTTAGGCTGAGCAGCGACAAACTACCTTCGTACGAGAATCTTCCCTGGACTGCGATGGCCGGTAGTGCTGGTGTTCGTGACACCTTGACTCGCCTCATTGACATCAGCGTTCGCTATGGCGGCCACTGCGTTAGCGAGACTGAGCTAAAGCAGCAATTGTACCAACAGATATTCGAACTTATAGATCTGGTTTTGGACGGACGAAGGACTTATTTGGAAAGCGTGCGCGACTCCGAAAAGTTCAATGTGCTGCAGCAACAGTTTGAGGCCCAGCGAAGGGAACTCATCTCTGTGCTGA TTAAAGATCGTCAATACGAGTACGCCGCAAAGCTGGCTGAGAAGTACCTCGACTTTCAGAGCCTGGTGCTTATCTGCGATGAGACGCAGGACAAAGAGCGTCTGGACGATTACACCCGCAAGTACGAGGAATATGACTTCTCGCAGTTTGCCATCAACTGGCATCTGCGCCAGAACCGGCACGGCGAGGTCTTCGAACGCTTCAAGGGCAACCAGACGGCTTTGGCTCAGTTCATGCGCGACCATCCGTCCCTAGGCTGGATCCAGCTAATATTCAACGGTGACTTCGAGCGGGCTGCCAAGGTACTGTACGAATTGGCCCAGTGCGAAACGGAGTTTGTGGCCCGCAAGAAGTCTATGCTGTCGCTAGCCAAACTGGCGGCCTTCGCGGCAGCCGAATCCGATTTAACTGCCCAAGTGGAGAAGATCAATGCAGATCTTACGCTGGTCGAATATCAATCGCAACTGGGCCATGACGTACTGGAAAGCTTTGGCTTTGATCCAACAGAACAGAAGGTGCTCAAAGCAGAGGAGATTATCAAC CTCAACATCGCCGAGGAAAATGAAACTGCCACCGAAACAGAGTTCCGTAAAGCTTTAGAACTTCTGAGCTACGTGGAACAGCCCTACGATATGCGGCACAAGATCTGGTGTGCAGCTATAAAGCGCGATAACTGGACGGACTACGATCCCAACAATGCAGTGCATTACATGCAAAAGTTGCTCTTCTTCAAGATCATCGAAATCTCGCAACTGATGGGCCACGAGTCGgagaactttttgccacccaTGGAGGACTTTCTGGAGAGCGTGGAGCTCGGCGCCTTGCCGCAGCAGAAACCGTTCCAGTATCTGTTGAAACTGACCTACGAGTATGTGGCCGACATGTTCAAACAGCCAGACGATATGGAAGTCTAA
- the LOC122619611 gene encoding wolframin isoform X1 yields the protein MATWTQNEPTGVTKRRRWNLEDRASLNKLKHHIAEEGCPQMQYDLAKELLDNGIVEPNLAKGNQNQKAVNWLVSAAHNGHEDAAKLLRQCYNDGSGITAENADEVRRCLAMTPGERAARKAARELFACLSNGNEHITPKQLERKMRRIYNLQRKRRRRDDERSSSSSEGEQEPECEPLEDVPTIDLANVERRRLITEAHLVSAASNYSAGQMPSVNDALTLSVPDPRSLDHVPCFYRMIFHPLIFFTLFYHRLLNLIVSIPNVIPLSVRCSVLVAISWWSSRHMLPLVSYYLSLGIMIWATCKMLKTKQQFVDFRIWSGLFLSYGDQNIEADIAEQRFLRNNMKPYLYFFCAFICNLIVYPLVTDAWLPHSELTIISGAFTFITMCVSMYASSHLLPDWLVIVSFAVNVLAKYPYEMDEVVSTRWRFLDLRVPTFSSFVIGNGIEFCLNCRTALYLFIPVLLIMMAKRSRWHGVYTFLIPHCVTLSWLQVCIATSQSSTVFGVMRAALGLAGIVLFLPLFGIVALLVPVFVAIDSLGLASEQLRWGSTALACGLVVVLSCILALNRATQKYITMLQLIMAVTTACLLVFPYMTSSFKDTPRFNAMPRVGLHSLTESNTLPWDRFHALCAQPYYEQPNKIKAQLRCSHLNGMPVTWEGSVTKVEISRVSNFLEDFIANYLPVWLGRMLRCLHGENISQHFKCDPKLDAQCEEWRSVIKTFNAQSGSCTLQRWNRYEYELLVKVGTKKGGRLLGRSATTDVILRAHHDFGNFTRLLSEGDVVLFYGILHNSRLLADNVQVKLKTIECVECRSRDLGTASIERVVAASPMDARLQDLMRGIKYLLNALLNPLITFK from the exons ATGGCCACCTGGACACAAAATGAGCCGACAGGTGTCACCAAGCGCAGGCGTTGGAATCTGGAAG ATCGTGCCTCATTGAACAAACTTAAGCATCACATTGCCGAGGAGGGATGTCCCCAGATGCAATACGATCTGGCCAAGGAGTTACTCGATAATGGCATAG TAGAGCCCAATCTTGCCAAAGGCAATCAGAACCAGAAGGCCGTCAACTGGCTGGTGAGTGCCGCACACAATGGACACGAGGATGCGGCCAAGCTGCTCCGCCAGTGTTACAACGATGGCAGCGGTATTACGGCAGAGAATGCGGACGAAGTGCGTCGCTGCCTGGCCATGACTCCTGGCGAACGAGCGGCCAGAAAAGCAGCCCGGGAGCTTTTTGCCTGCCTCTCAAATGGAAACGAGCATATAACGCCCAAGCAGCTGGAGCGCAAAATGCGGCGAATTTACAATCTGCAACGCAAGCGACGTCGACGCGACGATGAACGCTCCTCGTCGAGCAGCGAAGGAGAACAGGAGCCGGAGTGCGAACCCCTCGAAGATGTGCCCACTATTGACCTAGCCAATGTGGAGCGACGCCGCCTGATCACCGAAGCTCACCTCGTTTCGGCAGCTTCCAATTACAGTGCCGGACAAATGCCCAGCGTTAATGATGCTCTCACATTATCTGTCCCGGATCCGAGGAGCTTGGACCATGTACCCTGCTTCTACCGCATGATCTTCCACCCGCTCATCTTCTTCACCCTCTTCTACCACCGACTGCTCAACTTGATTGTGTCCATACCCAACGTCATTCCGCTTAGTGTACGCTGCAGCGTGCTCGTCGCAATCTCTTGGTGGAGCAGCCGGCACATGCTGCCCCTGGTTAGCTATTACCTCAGTCTGGGCATCATGATCTGGGCCACGTGTAAGATGctcaaaaccaaacaacagtTCGTGGACTTCCGCATCTGGTCGGGACTGTTTCTCAGCTATGGAGATCAGAACATCGAGGCGGACATTGCGGAGCAGCGATTTTTACGCAACAATATGAAGCCGTACCTGTACTTTTTTTGTGCCTTCATTTGCAACCTGATCGTCTACCCGCTGGTTACAGACGCCTGGCTGCCACACTCGGAGCTGACTATTATCTCTGGAGCCTTCACCTTTATCACCATGTGCGTGTCTATGTACGCCTCCTCCCACCTACTGCCTGACTGGCTAGTGATCGTTTCCTTTGCCGTAAATGTGCTTGCCAAATATCCGTACGAAATGGACGAGGTTGTGTCCACTCGCTGGCGCTTTCTTGACCTACGCGTACCTACCTTCTCATCGTTTGTCATTGGCAATGGGATTGAATTCTGCTTGAATTGCCGCACTGCCTTGTATCTCTTTATTCCtgtactgctaattatgatggCCAAGCGCTCCCGTTGGCATGGCGTCTACACATTCCTCATCCCGCACTGTGTAACGCTCAGTTGGCTGCAAGTCTGCATTGCCACCTCTCAAAGTTCCACCGTGTTTGGAGTGATGCGTGCGGCCCTCGGCTTGGCTGGAATTGTCTTATTTCTCCCTCTGTTTGGAATTGTGGCACTGCTGGTGCCTGTCTTCGTGGCCATCGATAGCTTGGGACTGGCCAGTGAGCAGCTTAGGTGGGGCAGCACAGCTCTCGCCTGCGGGCTGGTAGTTGTCCTGTCTTGCATTTTGGCGCTAAACCGAGCCACCCAGAAATACATCACAATGCTGCAG CTCATCATGGCGGTCACTACAGCGTGCTTGTTGGTCTTTCCCTATATGACATCTAGCTTTAAGGATACGCCCCGCTTTAATGCCATGCCCAGAGTGGGTCTGCACTCGCTTACCGAGTCGAATACTCTGCCCTGGGATCGCTTTCATGCACTTTGTGCTCAACCTTATTACGAGCAGCCGAACAAGATAAAGGCCCAGCTGCGTTGCTCCCATCTGAATGGAATGCCCGTGACATGGGAGGGCAGCGTCACCAAAGTGGAAATCTCTCGAGTGTCCAACTTTTTGGAGGATTTCATTGCCAACTATCTGCCCGTGTGGCTTGGCCGGATGCTGCGCTGCTTGCATGGCGAGAATATATCGCAGCACTTCAAATGCGATCCCAAATTGGATGCCCAGTGCGAGGAGTGGCGAAGCGTAATCAAGACGTTTAATGCGCAGAGCGGTAGTTGCACACTGCAGCGTTGGAATCGCTACGAGTACGAGCTGCTGGTCAAGGTGGGCACCAAAAAGGGTGGCCGACTCCTTGGCCGTTCCGCCACCACAGATGTGATCCTACGAGCTCACCATGACTTTGGGAACTTCACACGGCTCCTAAGCGAGGGCGATGTCGTACTTTTCTACGGAATCTTGCACAATTCGCGGCTTTTGGCTGACAACGTGCAGGTGAAGCTGAAAACCATCGAGTGTGTGGAATGCCGGTCGCGTGATTTGGGTACGGCCAGTATCGAGCGAGTGGTGGCTGCTTCACCCATGGATGCCCGTCTCCAAGATTTGATGAGAGGCATCAAGTATTTGTTGAACGCATTGTTGAATCCTTTAATTACATTCAAGTAA
- the LOC122619611 gene encoding wolframin isoform X2, with the protein MATWTQNEPTGVTKRRRWNLEDRASLNKLKHHIAEEGCPQMQYDLAKELLDNGIEPNLAKGNQNQKAVNWLVSAAHNGHEDAAKLLRQCYNDGSGITAENADEVRRCLAMTPGERAARKAARELFACLSNGNEHITPKQLERKMRRIYNLQRKRRRRDDERSSSSSEGEQEPECEPLEDVPTIDLANVERRRLITEAHLVSAASNYSAGQMPSVNDALTLSVPDPRSLDHVPCFYRMIFHPLIFFTLFYHRLLNLIVSIPNVIPLSVRCSVLVAISWWSSRHMLPLVSYYLSLGIMIWATCKMLKTKQQFVDFRIWSGLFLSYGDQNIEADIAEQRFLRNNMKPYLYFFCAFICNLIVYPLVTDAWLPHSELTIISGAFTFITMCVSMYASSHLLPDWLVIVSFAVNVLAKYPYEMDEVVSTRWRFLDLRVPTFSSFVIGNGIEFCLNCRTALYLFIPVLLIMMAKRSRWHGVYTFLIPHCVTLSWLQVCIATSQSSTVFGVMRAALGLAGIVLFLPLFGIVALLVPVFVAIDSLGLASEQLRWGSTALACGLVVVLSCILALNRATQKYITMLQLIMAVTTACLLVFPYMTSSFKDTPRFNAMPRVGLHSLTESNTLPWDRFHALCAQPYYEQPNKIKAQLRCSHLNGMPVTWEGSVTKVEISRVSNFLEDFIANYLPVWLGRMLRCLHGENISQHFKCDPKLDAQCEEWRSVIKTFNAQSGSCTLQRWNRYEYELLVKVGTKKGGRLLGRSATTDVILRAHHDFGNFTRLLSEGDVVLFYGILHNSRLLADNVQVKLKTIECVECRSRDLGTASIERVVAASPMDARLQDLMRGIKYLLNALLNPLITFK; encoded by the exons ATGGCCACCTGGACACAAAATGAGCCGACAGGTGTCACCAAGCGCAGGCGTTGGAATCTGGAAG ATCGTGCCTCATTGAACAAACTTAAGCATCACATTGCCGAGGAGGGATGTCCCCAGATGCAATACGATCTGGCCAAGGAGTTACTCGATAATGGCATAG AGCCCAATCTTGCCAAAGGCAATCAGAACCAGAAGGCCGTCAACTGGCTGGTGAGTGCCGCACACAATGGACACGAGGATGCGGCCAAGCTGCTCCGCCAGTGTTACAACGATGGCAGCGGTATTACGGCAGAGAATGCGGACGAAGTGCGTCGCTGCCTGGCCATGACTCCTGGCGAACGAGCGGCCAGAAAAGCAGCCCGGGAGCTTTTTGCCTGCCTCTCAAATGGAAACGAGCATATAACGCCCAAGCAGCTGGAGCGCAAAATGCGGCGAATTTACAATCTGCAACGCAAGCGACGTCGACGCGACGATGAACGCTCCTCGTCGAGCAGCGAAGGAGAACAGGAGCCGGAGTGCGAACCCCTCGAAGATGTGCCCACTATTGACCTAGCCAATGTGGAGCGACGCCGCCTGATCACCGAAGCTCACCTCGTTTCGGCAGCTTCCAATTACAGTGCCGGACAAATGCCCAGCGTTAATGATGCTCTCACATTATCTGTCCCGGATCCGAGGAGCTTGGACCATGTACCCTGCTTCTACCGCATGATCTTCCACCCGCTCATCTTCTTCACCCTCTTCTACCACCGACTGCTCAACTTGATTGTGTCCATACCCAACGTCATTCCGCTTAGTGTACGCTGCAGCGTGCTCGTCGCAATCTCTTGGTGGAGCAGCCGGCACATGCTGCCCCTGGTTAGCTATTACCTCAGTCTGGGCATCATGATCTGGGCCACGTGTAAGATGctcaaaaccaaacaacagtTCGTGGACTTCCGCATCTGGTCGGGACTGTTTCTCAGCTATGGAGATCAGAACATCGAGGCGGACATTGCGGAGCAGCGATTTTTACGCAACAATATGAAGCCGTACCTGTACTTTTTTTGTGCCTTCATTTGCAACCTGATCGTCTACCCGCTGGTTACAGACGCCTGGCTGCCACACTCGGAGCTGACTATTATCTCTGGAGCCTTCACCTTTATCACCATGTGCGTGTCTATGTACGCCTCCTCCCACCTACTGCCTGACTGGCTAGTGATCGTTTCCTTTGCCGTAAATGTGCTTGCCAAATATCCGTACGAAATGGACGAGGTTGTGTCCACTCGCTGGCGCTTTCTTGACCTACGCGTACCTACCTTCTCATCGTTTGTCATTGGCAATGGGATTGAATTCTGCTTGAATTGCCGCACTGCCTTGTATCTCTTTATTCCtgtactgctaattatgatggCCAAGCGCTCCCGTTGGCATGGCGTCTACACATTCCTCATCCCGCACTGTGTAACGCTCAGTTGGCTGCAAGTCTGCATTGCCACCTCTCAAAGTTCCACCGTGTTTGGAGTGATGCGTGCGGCCCTCGGCTTGGCTGGAATTGTCTTATTTCTCCCTCTGTTTGGAATTGTGGCACTGCTGGTGCCTGTCTTCGTGGCCATCGATAGCTTGGGACTGGCCAGTGAGCAGCTTAGGTGGGGCAGCACAGCTCTCGCCTGCGGGCTGGTAGTTGTCCTGTCTTGCATTTTGGCGCTAAACCGAGCCACCCAGAAATACATCACAATGCTGCAG CTCATCATGGCGGTCACTACAGCGTGCTTGTTGGTCTTTCCCTATATGACATCTAGCTTTAAGGATACGCCCCGCTTTAATGCCATGCCCAGAGTGGGTCTGCACTCGCTTACCGAGTCGAATACTCTGCCCTGGGATCGCTTTCATGCACTTTGTGCTCAACCTTATTACGAGCAGCCGAACAAGATAAAGGCCCAGCTGCGTTGCTCCCATCTGAATGGAATGCCCGTGACATGGGAGGGCAGCGTCACCAAAGTGGAAATCTCTCGAGTGTCCAACTTTTTGGAGGATTTCATTGCCAACTATCTGCCCGTGTGGCTTGGCCGGATGCTGCGCTGCTTGCATGGCGAGAATATATCGCAGCACTTCAAATGCGATCCCAAATTGGATGCCCAGTGCGAGGAGTGGCGAAGCGTAATCAAGACGTTTAATGCGCAGAGCGGTAGTTGCACACTGCAGCGTTGGAATCGCTACGAGTACGAGCTGCTGGTCAAGGTGGGCACCAAAAAGGGTGGCCGACTCCTTGGCCGTTCCGCCACCACAGATGTGATCCTACGAGCTCACCATGACTTTGGGAACTTCACACGGCTCCTAAGCGAGGGCGATGTCGTACTTTTCTACGGAATCTTGCACAATTCGCGGCTTTTGGCTGACAACGTGCAGGTGAAGCTGAAAACCATCGAGTGTGTGGAATGCCGGTCGCGTGATTTGGGTACGGCCAGTATCGAGCGAGTGGTGGCTGCTTCACCCATGGATGCCCGTCTCCAAGATTTGATGAGAGGCATCAAGTATTTGTTGAACGCATTGTTGAATCCTTTAATTACATTCAAGTAA
- the LOC122619612 gene encoding sterile alpha motif domain-containing protein 5 — MCLHAVREWLVLLTMEKYASKFLERGYDSIARCKLIIASDLVMLGVDIPAHRKLLLDGVQFLNNAPEKFICTEPCELHNHVELKLDPDVEYASLKSLENLDFPKAPVANWLASPPKMVKRGFTWGFCGLNVKGVDQLTSDSASN, encoded by the coding sequence ATGTGTCTACACGCTGTACGCGAGTGGTTGGTGCTGCTAACCATGGAGAAGTACGCCAGTAAATTTCTGGAACGGGGCTACGACAGCATTGCCCGCTGCAAGTTAATTATCGCCAGCGATCTAGTCATGCTGGGAGTGGATATTCCTGCCCACAGAAAGCTCCTGCTCGATGGAGTCCAGTTCCTGAACAACGCACCCGAAAAGTTCATCTGCACGGAGCCTTGTGAGCTGCACAATCATGTCGAACTGAAACTGGATCCGGATGTGGAGTATGCTTCGTTGAAGAGCTTGGAAAATCTGGATTTCCCAAAAGCACCTGTTGCGAATTGGCTAGCATCCCCGCCAAAGATGGTCAAAAGAGGCTTTACTTGGGGCTTTTGCGGCTTGAATGTCAAAGGTGTGGATCAGTTAACTTCTGATAGTGCATCTaactaa
- the LOC122620349 gene encoding glutamate--cysteine ligase regulatory subunit — MIPTITKKYQNVVISTGNIITTELGQRKSNEELYDGLKITLHTDPSAEREVVEKEIDQLHGRVQRATQELTTRLTENGRNEISIGAKIFLNRHSTECVNQAVEELLNILSVTHVDNVVLAYHPNAVASATPVATTKSPCSEGSTVSKAANWSQRNGKEGVAELKELYQTLEQYALKQQITQLGIADLDAAALEELHNSAQVAPTIAQVNLSTCCVVPPELQEFCTAHDIQLNTHSDPELLLPAEQFDGLAPGYTIDWSLRYQVHVRCRGVLTAKGYIVGASRSSD, encoded by the coding sequence ATGATACCGACCATAACGAAGAAGTATCAGAACGTGGTGATTAGCACGGGCAACATCATCACCACCGAACTGGGACAGCGCAAATCGAACGAGGAGCTGTACGACGGCCTGAAGATAACGCTCCACACCGACCCGAGTGCGGAGCGCGAGGTTGTGGAGAAGGAGATCGACCAGCTGCACGGCCGAGTGCAGCGGGCCACCCAGGAGCTGACCACCCGTCTCACGGAGAATGGCCGGAATGAGATCAGTATCGGCGCCAAGATATTCCTTAATCGCCACTCCACGGAGTGTGTGAATCaggcggtggaggagctgCTCAACATACTCAGTGTGACGCACGTGGACAATGTGGTGTTGGCCTACCACCCAAATGCGGTTGCCAGCGCAACGCCGGTGGCCACAACCAAATCGCCCTGTTCCGAGGGATCCACCGTCAGCAAAGCTGCAAACTGGAGCCAGCGGAACGGAAAGGAAGGAGTGGCAGAGCTGAAGGAACTGTACCAAACACTGGAGCAGTATGCCCTCAAGCAGCAGATCACCCAGCTGGGCATTGCCGATCTGGATGCGGCAgcgctggaggagctgcacaaCAGCGCCCAGGTGGCGCCCACCATTGCCCAGGTCAACCTGTCCACGTGCTGCGTGGTGCCACCGGAACTGCAGGAGTTCTGCACCGCCCACGACATCCAGCTGAACACGCACAGCGATCCCGAGCTCCTGCTGCCCGCAGAGCAGTTCGACGGACTGGCCCCAGGCTACACAATCGACTGGTCGCTGCGCTATCAGGTGCATGTCCGCTGCCGGGGCGTCCTCACCGCCAAGGGATACATCGTGGGCGCGTCAAGGTCGAGCGATTAG